One stretch of Arachis hypogaea cultivar Tifrunner chromosome 20, arahy.Tifrunner.gnm2.J5K5, whole genome shotgun sequence DNA includes these proteins:
- the LOC112784226 gene encoding 3-ketoacyl-CoA synthase 7-like: protein MTMETLVCKYFSLICDGSIYVTQYFAIVSIILISLFFYLRSNGVYLVDYVCYSPPNHLRVPHSHFVEHSEFCNFDQDILDFEMRVLERSGIGDESCMPPPVHEIPPNCSLRNGVAEMEMVLFEIVKDLLSKHNVHPKSIDILVSNCSLFCPTPSIPSMIINRFGLRSNIKSFNLSGMGCSAGILSISLVKDLLRVHKNSLALVLTTEAIAPNGYQGKSKSKIMTNVLFRMGGAAILISNRKQDKKIAKYELQHLVRTHLGSDEKAYKSVYQDPDKDGVVGVSLSRELLRVAASALRTNMRELGPLVLPYSELLRYVWSAIQTKLLPSGDQKKIYLPNFRKAFEHFCIHAGGKSVIDAIEESLKLQKEDGEASRMALYRFGNTSSSSVWYELCYLEAKGKVKKGDRVWQIGFGSGFKCNSAAWKCIANIDPNERNAWSGIIHSYPIEIPVFDC from the coding sequence ATGACCATGGAAACTCTTGTATGCAAATATTTTTCTCTCATATGTGATGGCTCAATCTATGTGACACAATACTTTGCAATTGTGTCAATAATTTTGAtatcccttttcttttatttgagatCCAATGGTGTCTACCTTGTTGACTATGTTTGTTATTCACCTCCTAATCATTTAAGAGTTCCTCACTCCCATTTCGTAGAACACTCTGAATTTTGCAACTTTGACCAAGATATCTTAGACTTTGAAATGAGAGTGTTGGAAAGATCAGGGATTGGAGATGAGTCATGCATGCCACCACCAGTTCATGAAATCCCACCAAATTGTTCTTTGAGGAATGGAGTTGCAGAAATGGAAATGGTTCTTTTCGAAATTGTTAAAGACCTTTTGTCCAAGCACAACGTTCATCCCAAAAGCATTGACATCCTTGTCTCAAATTGCAGCTTGTTCTGTCCCACACCCTCAATTCCATCCATGATCATTAACAGATTTGGACTCAGAAGCAACATAAAGAGTTTCAACCTCAGCGGAATGGGCTGCAGCGCCGGAATATTGTCGATAAGCTTGGTGAAAGATCTTCTCAGAGTTCATAAGAACTCATTGGCTTTGGTTCTAACCACGGAGGCTATAGCTCCGAATGGATACCAAGGGAAATCGAAGTCCAAGATCATGACGAACGTGTTGTTCCGAATGGGGGGAGCAGCAATCTTGATTTCTAACAGAAAACAGGACAAGAAAATTGCCAAGTATGAACTTCAACATCTTGTGAGAACCCATTTAGGATCAGACGAAAAAGCATACAAATCTGTGTACCAGGATCCTGATAAAGATGGTGTCGTTGGTGTTTCCTTGTCACGTGAGCTTCTTCGTGTTGCTGCGTCGGCTTTGAGGACCAACATGAGAGAGCTAGGCCCTCTTGTCCTACCATATTCTGAGCTGCTTCGCTACGTATGGTCAGCAATTCAAACAAAACTCTTGCCATCAGGGGACCAGAAAAAAATCTATCTACCGAATTTCAGGAAGGCGTTCgagcatttttgcattcatgcagGGGGAAAATCGGTTATTGACGCCATAGAAGAGAGTTTGAAGCTGCAGAAGGAAGACGGAGAAGCATCTAGGATGGCATTGTATAGATTCGGCAACACTTCATCTTCTTCTGTATGGTATGAACTGTGCTATTTGGaggcaaaaggaaaagtaaagaaAGGAGATAGGGTTTGGCAAATTGGATTTGGAAGTGGATTCAAGTGTAACAGTGCAGCATGGAAATGCATTGCTAACATTGATCCAAATGAAAGGAATGCATGGTCTGGTATAATCCATTCATATCCAATTGAGATACCTGTGTTTGATTGTTGA
- the LOC112784225 gene encoding alpha-mannosidase 2: MAFSSRRSGSWGQSILPSSNPKSKVPRKQRRRAQLKDFIFSNFFTIGLVFSFALFLIILLRFGVPKPITSHFRGRSSRYRKPLSRKPVLLKGNSNVNYTAMAASVDITTKALYDKIEFLDVDGGAWKQGWSVTYKGNEWDNEKLKVFVVPHSHNDPGWKLTVEEYYDRQSRHILDTIVEALRKDSRRKFIWEEMSYLERWWRDASNDMKEAFTNLVNNGQLEIVGGGWVMNDEANSHYYAIIEQVTEGNLWLNETLGFIPKNSWAIDPFGYSATMAYLLRRMGFDNMLIQRTHYELKKELAWHKNLEYIWRQSWDAEETTDIFVHMMPFYSYDIPHTCGPEPAVCCQFDFARMPGFPYEQCPWRINPEETTQDNVQERALKLLDQYKKKSTLYRTNTLLIPLGDDFRYINIEEAEAQFRNYQILFDYINSNPSLNAEAKFGTLDDYFQTLREESERINYTVRGEIGSSIVEGFPSLSGDFFTYSDREKDYWSGYYVSRPFFKAVDRVLEQTLRATEMMVALVLGICHRSNCEKLGTGFSYKLTAARRNLALFQHHDGVTGTAKDHVVMDYGMRMHTSLQDLQLFMSKAIEPLLGIRFEKLDVTPAQFEPSLVRTKYDAQPLHKVIGIREGVYQTVVLFNPLEQTREEVVMVVVDSPDVTVVDSNWSCIQSQISPDLQHHNSKIFTGKHRLHWEVSIPAMGLETYYISHGFDGCAKAVPAKLKIFSKSGSVPCLTPYSCSETQGDVAEIENQHKKLTFDVRNGLLQKISLKHGSPTTVNEEIGMYTSSGGAYLFKPRGHAQSIIEEGGQLLISEGPLMQEVYSYPKTGWADSPISHSTRLYNGENTVQGFVVEKEYHVEMNSHAFNDREMIVRYKTDVDNNRIFYSDLNGFQMSRRETYDKIPLQGNFYPMPSLAFIQGSSGSRFSVHSRQSLGAASLQEGWLEIMLDRRLPRDDGRGLGQGVTDNRVMNVVFHITLERNVSAVTNLGSSSFAFSPSLFSHRAGSHLNYPLHAFISKKALDLSAKPPPRSFSPLAAPLPCDLHIVNLKIPRPLKFLQQTPEGSRFSIILHRRHWDSSYCRKGRSQCTNLAEDPVNLFSMFKDLAVVKVKATSLNLLHEDPEIMGFTEQFGDLAQEGHVVMSPMELQAYKLDLRPPLQ, from the exons ATGGCCTTCAGCAGCAGACGCAGTGGAAGCTGGGGCCAATCGATTCTTCCATCATCAAACCCAAAATCAAAGGTACCcagaaagcaaagaagaagagCACAGCTCAAAGATTTCATCTTTTCCAATTTCTTCACCATTGGTCTTGTTTTCTCCTTCGCCCTATTCCTCATAATTCTCCTCCGATTTGGGGTTCCCAAACCCATCACATCACACTTCAGGGGTCGTTCTTCTCGATACAGAAAACCCTTAAGCAGAAAACCGGTTCTTCTCAAAGGAAACAGCAATGTTAACTACACTGCCATGGCTGCAAGTGTTGATATCACTACCAAAGCTCTCTATGACAAGATTGAGTTCTTGGATGTTGATGGTGGCGCTTGGAAGCAAGGTTGGAGTGTTACTTATAAAGGGAATGAGTGGGATAATGAGAAACTGAAGGTTTTTGTTGTTCCTCATTCGCATAATGATCCTGGTTGGAAGCTCACTGTGGAGGAGTATTATGATCGCCAATCGCGGCATATACTTGATACCATTGTTGAAGCACTTAGAAAG GATTCTCGCCGGAAGTTCATATGGGAAGAGATGTCATACTTAGAGAGATGGTGGAGGGATGCCTCGAATGACATGAAGGAAGCATTCACCAATTTAGTAAATAATGGGCAACTAGAAATTGTTGGAGGTGGCTGGGTGATGAATGATGag GCGAATTCCCATTATTATGCTATAATTGAACAG GTGACAGAAGGCAACCTGTGGTTGAATGAAACCCTTGGGTTCATTCCAAAAAATTCTTGGGCGATAGATCCATTTGGTTATTCAGCTACCATGGCATACCTTTTGCGTCGTATGGGTTTCGACAACATGCTTATCCAGAGGACCCATTACGAGCTGAAGAAAGAACTTGCGTGGCATAAGAATTTAGAATACATATGGCGTCAGAGCTGGGATGCAGAGGAAACAACTGATATTTTTGTCCACATGATGCCCTTTTATTCATATGATATACCTCATACATGTGGCCCCGAGCCTGCAGTTTGTTGTCAATTTGACTTTGCACGCATGCCCGGTTTTCCTTATGAACAGTGCCCATGGAGAATAAATCCCGAGGAAACCACTCAGGATAATGTTCAGGAGAGAGCACTTAAGCTCCTGGATCAATATAAGAAAAAATCTACTTTGTACCGAACCAACACTCTTCTTATTCCTCTCGGTGATGATTTTCGCTATATTAATATTGAGGAAGCAGAAGCCCAATTCAGGAATTACcaaattttatttgattatattaattcaaatccCAGTCTGAATGCGGAGGCAAAATTCGGCACTTTGGATGATTACTTTCAAACCCTGCGTGAGGAGTCAGAGAGAATAAATTATACTGTTCGCGGTGAAATAGGATCTAGTATAGTTGAAGGTTTTCCTTCTCTGTCAGGTGATTTTTTTACCTATTCTGATCGGGAAAAAGATTACTGGAGTGGTTATTATGTTTCACGGCCCTTCTTCAAGGCTGTGGATAGGGTACTAGAGCAGACACTTCGTGCCACAGAAATGATGGTAGCCCTAGTACTCGGAATATGTCATAGATCAAATTGTGAGAAACTGGGAACGGGGTTTTCGTATAAGTTAACTGCGGCAAGAAGGAACTTGGCTCTTTTTCAGCATCATGATGGGGTAACTGGTACTGCTAAAGATCATGTGGTTATGGACTATGGTATGCGGATGCACACTTCATTACAGGACCTGCAGCTTTTTATGTCAAAGGCCATTGAGCCTCTTCTCGGTATCCGCTTTGAGAAATTAGATGTAACTCCGGCTCAGTTTGAGCCGTCATTGGTGAGAACTAAATATGATGCTCAGCCATTGCATAAAGTGATTGGTATTCGGGAGGGTGTTTACCAAACAGTGGTACTTTTCAATCCTTTGGAGCAAACCAGAGAAGAAGTTGTAATGGTTGTTGTTGACAGTCCTGATGTTACTGTAGTTGATTCTAACTGGAGTTGCATTCAAAGCCAAATTTCTCCGGATTTGCAGCATCATAATAGCAAGATCTTTACCGGGAAGCATCGGCTTCACTGGGAAGTCTCCATTCCTGCAATGGGGTTGGAGACTTATTACATTTCGCATGGTTTTGATGGCTGTGCAAAGGCAGTGCCtgcaaaattgaaaattttctCCAAATCTGGTTCCGTTCCCTGTCTTACTCCGTACTCTTGCTCAGAAACACAAGGTGATGTGGCTGAAATTGAGAATCAGCATAAAAAACTTACCTTTGATGTGAGGAATGGTCTGTTGCAGAAGATATCCTTGAAACATGGTTCTCCAACTACTGTAAATGAGGAAATCGGTATGTATACTAGTTCGGGTGGAGCATACTTGTTCAAACCTAGGGGTCATGCTCAGTCTATTATCGAAGAAGGCGGACAATTGCTGATCTCAGAAGGCCCTTTGATGCAGGAAGTATACTCGTACCCGAAAACAGGTTGGGCGGATTCTCCCATTTCTCATAGCACTCGCCTATATAATGGAGAGAATACAGTCCAAGGGTTTGTTGTTGAAAAGGAATATCATGTGGAGATGAATAGCCATGCTTTCAATGATAGAGAGATGATAGTTAGATACAAAACAGATGTTGATAATAACAGGATATTTTATTctgatttgaatggatttcagATGAGCCGACGGGAAACTTATGATAAGATCCCCCTGCAAGGCAATTTCTACCCTATGCCGTCTCTTGCATTCATTCAAGGATCCAGTGGCTCACGGTTTTCTGTCCACTCTCGGCAATCACTGGGTGCAGCAAGCCTTCAAGAAGGATGGCTAGAGATAATGCTTGACCGTCGCCTGCCTAGAGATGATGGCCGTGGTCTCGGCCAAGGAGTGACGGATAACCGTGTGATGAATGTTGTCTTCCACATAACTTTGGAACGTAACGTTTCTGCCGTCACAAATTTGGGTTCCAGCTCTTTTGCTTTTAGCCCTTCTCTTTTCTCTCACCGAGCCGGTTCTCACTTGAACTATCCACTACATGCATTCATTTCCAAGAAGGCTCTGGACCTATCCGCAAAGCCACCACCTAGATCATTTTCTCCTCTGGCTGCTCCATTGCCATGCGATTTGCACATAGTAAACTTAAAGATTCCCAGGCCCCTAAAGTTTTTGCAGCAAACACCAGAAGGTTCTAGATTTTCCATAATTCTGCACAGGAGACATTGGGATTCTTCATACTGCCGGAAGGGAAGATCACAATGCACCAACCTGGCCGAAGACCCTGTGAACCTGTTCTCCATGTTCAAAGATCTTGCAGTCGTGAAGGTCAAAGCAACTTCCTTGAATCTTCTCCATGAGGACCCGGAAATAATGGGATTCACGGAGCAGTTTGGAGATCTTGCGCAAGAGGGGCACGTTGTCATGTCGCCCATGGAACTGCAAGCATACAAGTTGGATCTGCGGCCACCACTACAATAG